One stretch of Streptomyces agglomeratus DNA includes these proteins:
- a CDS encoding winged helix-turn-helix transcriptional regulator yields the protein MTVSDSPYGAMELAVAKDTGPYICGLDAAMDVVGGKWKALILWALDDGGTLRFGRLRRQVPGVSEKMLIQQLRELEADGIVHREVYREVPPRVEYSLTEMGQGLNAALAPLGAWANEHMEQILSAKQRDVA from the coding sequence ATGACCGTCAGTGACAGTCCGTACGGAGCAATGGAGTTGGCCGTGGCCAAGGACACCGGGCCCTACATCTGCGGCCTCGACGCCGCGATGGACGTGGTGGGCGGCAAGTGGAAGGCGCTGATCCTCTGGGCACTGGACGACGGGGGAACGCTCCGCTTCGGCCGGCTGAGGCGCCAGGTGCCCGGGGTCAGCGAGAAGATGCTGATTCAGCAGCTGCGCGAGCTGGAGGCGGACGGCATCGTTCACCGCGAGGTGTACCGGGAGGTCCCGCCCCGCGTCGAGTACTCGCTCACGGAGATGGGGCAGGGGCTCAACGCGGCCCTCGCACCGCTCGGCGCGTGGGCGAACGAGCACATGGAACAGATCCTGAGCGCCAAGCAGCGCGACGTCGCGTAA
- a CDS encoding isoprenyl transferase: MNLRDLVYRLYARRVEGRLDHDQVPKHIGVILDGNRRWAKASGGTTEQGHKAGASKIQELLGWCAETDVEVVTLWMLSTENLDRAEAELTPLLGIIEGAVRDLAADGRWRVHHVGTLDVLPARTQSVLKEAEQATVGNEGILVNVAVGYGGRQEIADAVRSLLLEHARKGTSLEEVAEIVDVEHISEHLYTRGQPDPDLVIRTSGEQRLSGFMLWQSAHSEYYFCEVFWPAFRKVDFLRALRDYAARHRRYGS; encoded by the coding sequence GTGAACCTGCGCGACCTGGTGTACAGGCTCTACGCACGCCGGGTGGAAGGCCGCCTCGATCACGACCAGGTGCCCAAGCACATCGGCGTGATCCTCGACGGCAACCGGCGCTGGGCCAAGGCCTCCGGCGGCACCACCGAGCAGGGCCACAAGGCGGGCGCCAGCAAGATCCAGGAGCTGCTCGGCTGGTGTGCCGAGACGGACGTCGAGGTCGTCACGCTCTGGATGCTGTCCACCGAGAACCTGGACCGCGCGGAAGCCGAGCTGACGCCGCTGCTCGGCATCATCGAGGGCGCGGTGCGTGACCTCGCCGCCGACGGCCGCTGGCGCGTGCACCATGTCGGGACGCTGGACGTGCTGCCCGCCCGTACCCAGTCGGTGCTCAAGGAGGCCGAGCAGGCCACGGTCGGCAACGAGGGAATACTCGTCAACGTCGCCGTGGGCTACGGCGGCCGCCAGGAGATCGCGGACGCGGTGCGCTCGCTGCTGCTGGAGCACGCGCGGAAGGGCACCTCCCTGGAGGAGGTCGCCGAGATCGTCGACGTCGAACACATCTCCGAGCACCTCTACACGCGCGGCCAGCCGGACCCGGACCTCGTCATCCGTACCAGCGGTGAGCAGCGGCTCTCGGGCTTCATGCTCTGGCAGAGCGCCCACTCGGAGTACTACTTCTGCGAAGTCTTCTGGCCGGCCTTCCGCAAGGTCGACTTCCTGCGCGCCCTGCGCGACTACGCCGCTCGCCACCGGCGTTACGGGTCCTGA
- a CDS encoding DUF192 domain-containing protein, translating to MGRWADGPGTLTVEGGRPGPARPPVPVEIAVSTRARTRGLLGRDGITGALLLTPASSVHTFGMRFAIDVAYLDRGLRVITVRTMPPGRLGLPRLRARHVLEAEAGAMEGWGVRAGAVLRVRAGERT from the coding sequence ATGGGGCGATGGGCGGACGGGCCGGGGACGCTGACCGTGGAGGGCGGCCGGCCCGGCCCCGCACGGCCGCCCGTACCGGTCGAGATCGCGGTGTCCACGCGGGCGCGTACGCGGGGGCTCCTGGGCCGGGACGGAATCACCGGCGCACTGCTGCTGACCCCGGCGAGCAGCGTGCACACGTTCGGGATGCGCTTCGCGATCGATGTGGCGTACCTGGACAGGGGCTTGCGCGTGATCACCGTACGGACGATGCCCCCGGGCCGGCTGGGCCTGCCCCGGTTGCGGGCCCGGCACGTGCTGGAAGCGGAGGCGGGCGCGATGGAGGGGTGGGGGGTACGGGCGGGGGCCGTGCTGCGGGTGCGGGCGGGCGAGCGGACCTGA
- a CDS encoding hydrogen peroxide-inducible genes activator encodes MASSNGNGVGAVGGARAKQPSLSQLRAFAAVAEYLHFRDAAAAIGMSQPALSGAVSALEDALGVQLVERTTRKVLLSPAGERLAVRARAVLEAVGELMEEAEAVRAPFTGVLRLGVIPTVAPYLLPTVLTLVHERYPDLDLQVHEEQTSSLLEGLAAGRLDLLLLAVPLGVPGVAELPLFDEDFVLVTPREHWLGGREDIPREALKELHLLLLDEGHCLRDQALDICREAGRTEGAPVTTTAAGLSTLVQLVAGGLGVTLLPRTAVRVETDRNDRLVTGYFADPAPSRRVALAMRTGAARQSEFETFAQALREAMRRLPVRVVAEAG; translated from the coding sequence GTGGCCAGTAGTAATGGAAACGGCGTGGGGGCCGTGGGCGGCGCCAGGGCCAAGCAGCCCAGCCTCTCGCAGCTGCGCGCGTTCGCCGCCGTGGCGGAGTACCTGCACTTCAGGGACGCGGCCGCCGCGATCGGCATGAGCCAGCCGGCGCTGTCGGGGGCGGTCTCGGCGCTGGAGGACGCGCTCGGAGTGCAGCTCGTCGAGCGTACGACGCGCAAGGTGCTGCTGTCTCCGGCGGGGGAGCGGCTGGCGGTGCGCGCGCGGGCCGTGCTGGAGGCGGTGGGCGAGCTGATGGAGGAGGCGGAGGCGGTACGGGCGCCCTTCACCGGGGTGCTCAGGCTCGGGGTGATCCCGACGGTGGCGCCGTATCTGCTGCCGACGGTGCTCACGCTCGTACACGAGCGGTATCCGGACCTGGACCTCCAGGTGCACGAGGAGCAGACGTCGTCGCTGCTGGAGGGGCTGGCGGCGGGGCGGCTCGACCTGCTCCTGCTCGCGGTCCCGCTGGGCGTGCCGGGAGTGGCCGAACTGCCGCTCTTCGACGAGGACTTCGTGCTGGTCACGCCGCGCGAGCACTGGCTGGGCGGGCGCGAGGACATTCCGCGCGAGGCGCTCAAGGAACTGCACCTGCTGCTGCTCGACGAGGGGCACTGCCTGCGGGACCAGGCGCTCGACATCTGCCGGGAGGCGGGGCGTACGGAAGGCGCGCCGGTCACGACGACGGCCGCCGGGCTCTCCACGCTGGTGCAGCTGGTCGCGGGCGGGCTGGGCGTGACGCTGCTGCCGCGCACGGCGGTGCGGGTGGAGACGGACCGCAACGACCGGCTGGTGACGGGGTACTTCGCCGACCCCGCGCCGTCGCGCCGGGTCGCCCTGGCCATGCGGACGGGGGCGGCGCGCCAGAGCGAGTTCGAGACGTTCGCCCAGGCTCTGCGGGAGGCGATGAGGCGGCTGCCGGTGCGGGTCGTGGCAGAGGCGGGGTGA
- a CDS encoding transglycosylase SLT domain-containing protein, translating to MSRISVRGFAVASATAVTTVGAVVGVASGDTQPSNDNFEATAADTTLLADIPAGQQAQVQTASLTQQADAQAFAADVTAKKSAEEAARLQAAKDAKSKKEAAEAEAKAEAEAEAKAKAEADAKEREKEELATAASRSATRDASSFATQGSYTVAEVQAMARQMVPGDQFQCFSNIVNHESTWNYRASNPSSGAYGLVQALPASKMSSAGADWQTNPATQIKWGLNYMDERYGSPCGAWSFWQANHWY from the coding sequence GTGAGCCGGATTTCGGTCCGGGGATTCGCCGTGGCTTCGGCTACCGCGGTCACCACTGTCGGCGCCGTTGTGGGCGTCGCCTCGGGCGACACTCAGCCCTCGAACGACAACTTCGAGGCGACCGCAGCCGACACGACGCTCCTCGCAGACATCCCTGCCGGCCAGCAGGCCCAGGTACAGACCGCGTCCCTGACGCAGCAGGCCGACGCACAGGCCTTCGCCGCCGACGTGACCGCGAAGAAGTCCGCGGAGGAAGCGGCCCGTCTTCAGGCCGCCAAGGACGCGAAGTCCAAGAAGGAAGCCGCCGAGGCGGAGGCCAAGGCAGAAGCGGAAGCCGAAGCCAAGGCGAAGGCCGAAGCCGACGCCAAGGAGCGCGAGAAGGAGGAGCTGGCCACCGCCGCGAGCCGCTCCGCGACGCGTGACGCGTCCAGCTTCGCCACGCAGGGCTCCTACACCGTCGCCGAGGTCCAGGCCATGGCGCGGCAGATGGTCCCCGGCGACCAGTTCCAGTGCTTCAGCAACATCGTGAACCACGAGTCCACGTGGAACTACCGGGCGAGCAACCCCTCGTCGGGTGCCTACGGCCTCGTGCAGGCGCTTCCCGCCTCCAAGATGTCGTCCGCGGGCGCCGACTGGCAGACCAACCCGGCCACCCAGATCAAGTGGGGCCTGAACTACATGGACGAGCGCTACGGCAGCCCGTGCGGCGCCTGGTCGTTCTGGCAGGCCAATCACTGGTACTAG
- a CDS encoding prepilin peptidase → MYVTLIAAAALWGALTGLLVPRAAYRLAVEPEEGWRAACPAGHPFTGPARGWLGTARCARCAAAVGAAAPVRTPDGAAEDAGAPDLPSDGAPYPRAVVPAVLTALACALLAAGTGGRPELGVWLLLAPFGVLLAVVDLRVHRLPDVLTLPLAAAAALLLGLAALLPGDGGSWPGALLGGAALGGGYFVLFLINPNGMGFGDVKLAVALGTALGWYGWPVFFAGAFAGFLLGAVYGAGLVILRRAGRRTAIPFGPFMITGTLAGLLLGGLAASAA, encoded by the coding sequence GTGTACGTCACGCTGATCGCGGCCGCCGCCCTCTGGGGCGCCCTCACCGGACTGCTCGTGCCCCGCGCCGCCTACCGGCTCGCCGTCGAGCCCGAGGAGGGCTGGCGCGCGGCGTGCCCGGCCGGGCATCCGTTCACCGGGCCCGCGCGCGGCTGGCTCGGCACCGCGCGGTGTGCCCGGTGCGCGGCGGCGGTGGGGGCGGCCGCTCCGGTACGTACTCCCGACGGCGCAGCGGAAGACGCCGGCGCGCCGGACCTCCCGTCCGACGGCGCGCCGTACCCGCGCGCCGTCGTTCCCGCCGTCCTCACCGCCCTCGCCTGCGCCCTGCTCGCGGCCGGCACCGGGGGCAGGCCCGAGCTGGGTGTGTGGCTGCTGCTGGCACCGTTCGGGGTGCTGCTGGCCGTCGTTGACCTGCGCGTGCACCGGCTGCCCGACGTACTGACCCTGCCGCTCGCCGCCGCGGCCGCCCTCCTGCTCGGACTGGCCGCGCTGCTGCCGGGCGACGGCGGGTCGTGGCCCGGTGCGCTGCTCGGCGGCGCCGCTCTCGGCGGCGGCTACTTCGTCCTCTTCCTGATCAACCCCAACGGCATGGGCTTCGGCGACGTCAAACTGGCCGTCGCCCTGGGGACCGCCCTCGGCTGGTACGGCTGGCCCGTGTTCTTCGCCGGGGCTTTCGCCGGGTTCCTGCTCGGTGCGGTGTACGGCGCCGGGCTGGTGATCCTGCGGCGCGCCGGGCGCAGGACCGCGATCCCGTTCGGCCCCTTCATGATCACCGGGACGCTGGCCGGGCTGCTGCTGGGCGGACTCGCGGCTTCTGCCGCCTGA
- a CDS encoding peroxiredoxin, whose product MLTVGDQFPTYDLTACVSLETGKEFEQINHKSYEGKWRVVFAWPKDFTFVCPTEIAAFGKLNDEFADRDAQILGFSGDSEFVHHAWRKDHPDLTDLPFPMLADSKHELMRDLGIEGEDGFAQRAVFIVDPNNEIQFTMVTAGSVGRNPKEVLRVLDALQTDELCPCNWTKGENTLDPVALLAGE is encoded by the coding sequence GTGCTCACTGTTGGTGACCAGTTCCCCACGTACGACCTCACTGCCTGTGTCTCCCTGGAGACCGGCAAGGAGTTCGAGCAGATCAACCACAAGTCCTACGAGGGCAAGTGGCGCGTCGTCTTCGCGTGGCCCAAGGACTTCACCTTCGTCTGCCCCACCGAGATCGCCGCCTTCGGCAAGCTGAACGACGAGTTCGCCGACCGCGACGCGCAGATCCTCGGCTTCTCCGGTGACTCGGAGTTCGTGCACCACGCCTGGCGCAAGGACCACCCGGACCTGACCGACCTGCCGTTCCCGATGCTGGCCGACTCGAAGCACGAGCTCATGCGTGACCTCGGCATCGAGGGCGAGGACGGCTTCGCGCAGCGCGCCGTCTTCATCGTCGACCCGAACAACGAGATCCAGTTCACGATGGTGACCGCCGGTTCCGTGGGCCGTAACCCCAAGGAGGTCCTCCGGGTCCTCGACGCGCTCCAGACCGACGAGCTGTGCCCCTGCAACTGGACCAAGGGCGAGAACACCCTCGACCCGGTCGCCCTGCTGGCCGGTGAGTGA
- a CDS encoding PadR family transcriptional regulator, producing the protein MSIGHTLLGLLETGPRHGYDLKRAFDDRFGHDRPLHYGQVYSTMSRLLKNGLVEVDGVESEGGPERKRYAITEAGITDVERWLAQPEKPEPYLRSTLYTKVVLALLTGRSAAGLLDVQRAEHLRMMRDLTERKRRGDLTDQLICDHALFHLEADLRWLELAAARLDKLAAEVRG; encoded by the coding sequence ATGTCCATCGGCCACACCCTGCTCGGGCTCCTGGAAACCGGTCCCCGCCACGGCTACGACCTCAAGCGGGCCTTCGACGACAGGTTCGGCCACGACCGCCCCCTGCACTACGGCCAGGTCTACTCGACCATGTCCCGACTGCTCAAGAACGGGCTCGTCGAAGTCGACGGCGTGGAGTCCGAAGGCGGCCCCGAGCGCAAGCGCTACGCCATCACCGAAGCGGGCATCACCGATGTCGAGCGGTGGCTGGCCCAGCCCGAGAAGCCCGAGCCCTACCTCCGGTCGACGCTCTACACCAAGGTCGTCCTCGCCCTCCTCACCGGACGCAGCGCCGCCGGCCTCCTCGACGTACAGCGCGCCGAGCACCTGCGGATGATGCGCGACCTCACCGAGCGCAAGCGCCGGGGCGATCTCACCGACCAGCTCATCTGCGACCACGCCCTCTTCCATCTCGAAGCCGACCTGCGCTGGCTGGAACTCGCCGCCGCGCGACTCGACAAGCTCGCCGCCGAGGTACGCGGATGA
- a CDS encoding SPFH domain-containing protein, with the protein MPATEPATSTSAPAPSAPADLPDMPAPRVRERAAHSIGGGLALLLGLLGLLAGAGLIAAGATFDSTGPKAALIIAGILVAFAAFLAMCGLNMVAPGEARVVQLFGRYRGTIRTDGLRWVNPLTTRSKISTRIRNHETAVLKVNDAYGNPIELAAVVVWKVEDTAQATFEVDDFLEFVATQTEAAVRHIAIEYPYDAHDEGGLSLRGNAEEITEKLAVELHARVEAAGVHIIESRFTHLAYAPEIASAMLQRQQAGAVVAARKLIVEGAVGMVEMALDRITEHDIVEMDSERRAAMVSNLMVVLCGDRAAQPVLNTGTLYQ; encoded by the coding sequence ATGCCCGCCACCGAACCCGCGACCAGCACGTCCGCACCCGCCCCGTCCGCACCCGCCGACCTGCCCGACATGCCCGCGCCACGCGTCCGCGAGAGGGCGGCGCACAGCATCGGCGGCGGCCTCGCTCTGCTCCTCGGCCTGCTCGGCCTGCTCGCGGGGGCGGGTCTCATCGCCGCCGGCGCCACGTTCGACTCGACGGGCCCGAAGGCCGCACTGATCATCGCGGGCATACTGGTCGCCTTCGCGGCCTTCCTCGCGATGTGCGGCCTCAACATGGTCGCGCCGGGCGAGGCACGCGTCGTCCAGCTCTTCGGGCGCTACCGGGGCACCATCCGCACCGACGGACTGCGCTGGGTCAACCCGCTGACCACCCGCTCGAAGATCTCGACCCGGATCAGGAACCACGAGACGGCGGTCCTGAAGGTCAACGACGCCTACGGCAACCCGATCGAGCTCGCCGCGGTGGTGGTCTGGAAGGTGGAGGACACCGCCCAGGCGACGTTCGAGGTCGACGACTTCCTGGAGTTCGTCGCCACGCAGACGGAGGCCGCCGTACGGCACATCGCGATCGAGTACCCGTACGACGCACACGACGAGGGCGGCCTGTCGCTGCGCGGCAACGCCGAGGAGATCACCGAGAAGCTCGCGGTCGAACTGCACGCGCGGGTCGAGGCGGCCGGCGTCCACATCATCGAGTCCCGCTTCACCCACCTCGCGTACGCACCCGAGATCGCCTCCGCGATGCTCCAGCGGCAGCAGGCCGGGGCGGTCGTCGCGGCGCGCAAGCTGATCGTCGAGGGCGCGGTGGGGATGGTCGAGATGGCCCTCGACCGGATCACCGAGCACGACATCGTCGAAATGGACTCCGAGCGCCGGGCGGCGATGGTGAGCAACCTCATGGTGGTGCTGTGCGGCGACCGGGCCGCGCAGCCGGTCCTCAACACCGGCACGCTCTACCAGTGA
- a CDS encoding AI-2E family transporter, whose amino-acid sequence MSTQPQPGPGWLSRTGAKLTRMGELLNERRAAAEAESADSAPGGTSYGPGVEGEGVDHVPAPPAYAPAVPARPDPVAAVPWGMRVAAEAGWRLLVLAGTLWVLMKVISAVQLVVLAFVAALLVTAMLQPTVARLRRVGLPRGLATAVTAVLGFVVMGLVGWFVVWQVMENLDNLSDRLKDGIEELKRWLLNSPFHVTEDQINDVAKNLSDAVGTNTEEITSAGLQGVTVMVEFLTGMLLAMFSTLFLLYDGKRIWEWTLRLVPAQARPGVAGAGPRAWRTLTAYVRGTVIVALIDAIFIGLGIWFLDVPMAVPLAVFIFLFAFIPLVGAVMSGALAVVVALVTQGVFTALMVLVVVLAVQQIEGHVLQPFILGRAVRVHPLAVVLAVAAGGLVAGIGGAVVAVPLVAVTNTVVGYLRAYSMEAALHAAPVPRTAAAPADAGEKAAVPE is encoded by the coding sequence ATGTCAACACAGCCACAGCCAGGGCCGGGATGGCTCAGCCGTACGGGCGCCAAGCTCACCCGGATGGGAGAGCTGCTGAACGAGCGCCGCGCCGCGGCCGAGGCGGAATCCGCCGACTCCGCCCCGGGCGGGACGTCGTACGGGCCGGGCGTCGAGGGCGAGGGCGTCGACCACGTCCCCGCGCCGCCCGCCTACGCGCCCGCCGTCCCGGCCAGGCCCGACCCCGTCGCCGCCGTCCCGTGGGGGATGCGCGTCGCGGCGGAGGCCGGCTGGCGGCTGCTCGTACTGGCGGGCACCCTCTGGGTGCTGATGAAGGTCATCAGCGCCGTACAGCTGGTGGTCCTCGCCTTCGTCGCGGCCCTGCTCGTCACCGCGATGCTCCAGCCCACCGTCGCCCGCCTGCGCCGGGTGGGACTGCCGCGCGGCCTCGCCACCGCCGTCACGGCGGTCCTCGGCTTCGTCGTCATGGGGCTGGTCGGCTGGTTCGTGGTGTGGCAGGTCATGGAGAACCTCGACAACCTCTCCGACCGCCTCAAGGACGGCATCGAGGAGCTCAAGCGCTGGCTGCTCAACAGCCCGTTCCATGTCACCGAGGACCAGATCAACGACGTCGCGAAGAACCTGAGCGACGCGGTCGGCACCAACACCGAGGAGATCACCTCGGCGGGCCTCCAGGGCGTCACCGTGATGGTCGAGTTCCTCACCGGCATGCTGCTCGCCATGTTCTCGACGCTCTTCCTGCTGTACGACGGGAAGCGCATCTGGGAGTGGACGCTCAGGCTGGTGCCCGCGCAGGCCCGGCCCGGCGTCGCGGGCGCCGGGCCGCGCGCGTGGCGCACGCTCACCGCGTACGTGCGGGGCACGGTGATCGTCGCGCTGATCGACGCGATCTTCATCGGCCTCGGCATCTGGTTCCTCGACGTACCGATGGCCGTGCCGCTCGCCGTCTTCATCTTCCTGTTCGCCTTCATCCCGCTCGTCGGCGCGGTCATGTCGGGCGCCCTGGCGGTGGTCGTGGCGCTGGTGACCCAGGGCGTGTTCACGGCGCTGATGGTGCTGGTCGTCGTACTGGCCGTACAGCAGATCGAGGGCCATGTGCTCCAACCGTTCATCCTCGGCCGCGCGGTGCGGGTGCACCCGCTGGCCGTCGTCCTCGCGGTGGCGGCGGGTGGCCTGGTCGCCGGTATCGGCGGTGCGGTGGTGGCGGTGCCGCTGGTGGCGGTGACCAATACCGTGGTCGGTTACCTGCGGGCCTACAGCATGGAGGCGGCGCTGCACGCGGCGCCGGTTCCCCGGACGGCTGCGGCGCCGGCCGATGCGGGCGAGAAGGCGGCGGTACCGGAATGA
- a CDS encoding PhoH family protein: MVTSTKRRMPDRRTYVLDTSVLLADPNAMSRFDEHEVVLPIVVVTELEAKRHHPELGYFARQALRLLDDCRIRYGRLDAPIPMGDLGGTLRVELNHSDPGVLPAGYRLGDNDSRILAVARNLQAEGFDVTVVSKDLPLRIKASSVGLLAEEYRAELAITDSGWTGMAELPLTAEQVDLLYTEETVYEPAAADLPVHTGLVIQSERGKALGRVTAEGMVRLVRGDREAFGIHGRSAEQRIALDLLLDPDVGIVSMGGRAGTGKSALALCAGLEAVLERRQHKKVMVFRPLYAVGGQELGYLPGSESEKMSPWAQAVFDTLSAVAGREVIEEVLGRGMLEVLPLTHIRGRSLHDAFVIVDEAQSLERNVLLTVLSRIGANSRVVLTHDVAQRDNLRVGRYDGVVAVVEKLKGHPLFAHVTLTRSERSQIAALVTEMLEDVHL, from the coding sequence GTGGTGACCAGCACAAAGCGCCGCATGCCAGACAGGCGCACCTACGTTCTCGACACCAGCGTCCTGCTGGCCGACCCGAACGCCATGTCCCGCTTCGACGAGCACGAAGTAGTGCTTCCGATCGTCGTGGTCACGGAGTTGGAGGCCAAGAGGCACCATCCGGAACTCGGCTACTTCGCCCGTCAGGCCCTGCGCCTGCTCGACGACTGCCGGATCAGGTACGGACGCCTCGACGCCCCCATCCCGATGGGCGACCTGGGCGGAACGCTCCGTGTCGAGCTCAACCACTCCGATCCCGGCGTGCTTCCGGCCGGCTATCGATTGGGGGACAACGACTCACGGATCCTGGCGGTGGCACGCAACCTCCAGGCCGAGGGGTTCGACGTAACCGTCGTGTCGAAAGACCTGCCGCTGAGGATCAAGGCGTCCTCGGTCGGCCTGCTCGCCGAGGAGTACCGCGCCGAGCTCGCCATCACCGACTCCGGCTGGACCGGGATGGCGGAACTGCCCCTGACGGCGGAGCAGGTGGATCTGCTCTACACCGAGGAGACGGTGTACGAACCGGCCGCCGCGGACCTTCCCGTACATACGGGTCTGGTGATCCAGTCCGAGCGCGGCAAGGCGCTGGGCCGGGTCACCGCCGAGGGGATGGTCAGGCTCGTACGCGGCGACCGGGAGGCGTTCGGCATCCACGGCCGCAGCGCCGAACAGCGGATAGCGCTCGACCTGCTCCTCGACCCGGACGTCGGGATCGTCTCGATGGGCGGCCGGGCCGGTACCGGAAAGTCGGCACTGGCGCTCTGCGCGGGCCTGGAGGCCGTGCTGGAGCGCCGGCAGCACAAGAAGGTGATGGTCTTCCGGCCGCTGTACGCGGTGGGCGGCCAGGAGCTCGGCTACCTGCCGGGTTCCGAGTCCGAGAAGATGAGCCCCTGGGCGCAGGCGGTCTTCGACACGCTGTCGGCCGTGGCCGGGCGCGAGGTGATCGAGGAAGTGCTGGGGCGCGGCATGCTCGAAGTGCTGCCGCTCACGCACATCCGGGGCCGCTCGCTGCACGACGCGTTCGTGATCGTGGACGAGGCCCAGTCACTGGAACGGAACGTCCTGTTGACCGTTCTGTCCCGGATCGGGGCGAATTCGCGGGTGGTGCTGACCCACGATGTCGCCCAGCGCGACAATCTGCGGGTCGGCCGGTACGACGGAGTGGTCGCCGTCGTCGAGAAGTTGAAGGGGCATCCGCTCTTCGCCCACGTCACCCTCACCCGCTCGGAGCGCTCGCAGATCGCCGCGCTGGTGACCGAAATGCTGGAGGACGTACACCTCTGA
- the mgrA gene encoding L-glyceraldehyde 3-phosphate reductase, with translation MNNSPSYLPAGDRYDSMEYRRTGRSGLKLPALSLGLWHNFGDDRALDTQRAILRRAFDLGVTHFDLANNYGPPAGSAELNFGKIFAQDFAPYRDELVISTKAGYLMHPGPYGEWGSRKYLLSSLDASLTRMGLDYVDIFYSHRFDPETPLEETMGALATAVRQGKALYAGVSSYNAEQTAEAAGLLRDMGVPALIHQPSYSMINRWTEEDGLLDTLEEAGMGCISFVPLAQGLLTGKYLNGIPEGSRATQGKSLDPGLLSDEVVRRLNGLNDIAQRRGQSLAQLAIAWVLRDPRMTSALIGASSVRQLEENVAALNGPALSDEELKEIDTFAVDTEGTNIWAGRG, from the coding sequence GTGAATAATTCCCCTTCGTACCTCCCCGCCGGTGACCGCTACGACTCCATGGAGTACCGGCGCACCGGCCGCAGCGGGCTCAAGCTGCCCGCCCTTTCGCTCGGCCTGTGGCACAACTTCGGCGACGACCGCGCGCTGGACACGCAGCGCGCGATCCTGCGCCGCGCGTTCGACCTCGGCGTGACGCACTTCGACCTGGCCAACAACTACGGCCCGCCGGCCGGCTCCGCCGAGCTGAACTTCGGGAAGATCTTCGCGCAGGACTTCGCCCCCTACCGCGACGAACTGGTCATCTCCACGAAGGCCGGCTATCTGATGCACCCCGGTCCGTACGGCGAGTGGGGATCGCGCAAGTACCTGCTGTCGTCGCTCGACGCCTCGCTGACCCGGATGGGTCTGGACTACGTCGACATCTTCTACTCGCACCGCTTCGACCCGGAGACCCCGCTCGAGGAGACGATGGGCGCGCTGGCCACGGCGGTGCGCCAGGGGAAGGCGCTATACGCCGGCGTGTCGTCGTACAACGCCGAGCAGACGGCGGAGGCGGCCGGGCTGCTGCGGGACATGGGCGTACCCGCGCTGATCCACCAGCCGTCGTACTCGATGATCAACCGGTGGACGGAGGAAGACGGCCTGCTGGACACCCTGGAGGAGGCCGGCATGGGCTGCATCTCCTTCGTACCGCTCGCGCAGGGGCTGCTCACCGGCAAGTACCTGAACGGCATCCCGGAGGGCTCGCGCGCCACCCAGGGCAAGTCGCTCGACCCCGGTCTGCTGTCGGACGAGGTGGTACGCCGCCTCAACGGCCTGAACGACATCGCGCAGCGGCGCGGCCAGTCGCTGGCCCAGCTGGCGATCGCGTGGGTGCTGCGCGACCCGCGCATGACGTCGGCGCTGATCGGCGCGTCGAGCGTGCGGCAGCTGGAGGAGAACGTCGCGGCGCTCAACGGGCCCGCCCTGTCCGACGAAGAGCTGAAGGAGATCGACACCTTCGCGGTCGACACCGAGGGCACGAACATCTGGGCCGGGCGGGGCTGA
- a CDS encoding alkyl hydroperoxide reductase, producing the protein MALDELKSAVPDYAKDLRLNLGSVIGNSDLPQQQLWGTVLACAIASRSPKVLRELEPEAKANLKPEAYQAAKSAAAIMAMNNVFYRTRHLLSDPEYGTLRAGLRMNVIGNPGVEKVDFELWSLAVSAINGCGQCLDSHEQVLRKAGVERETIQEAIKIASVIQAVGVTIDSEALMAE; encoded by the coding sequence ATGGCCCTCGACGAGCTGAAGTCCGCCGTACCGGACTACGCCAAGGACCTGCGCCTGAACCTCGGCTCGGTCATCGGCAACAGCGACCTCCCGCAGCAGCAGCTGTGGGGCACGGTCCTGGCCTGCGCGATCGCCTCGCGCTCGCCGAAGGTGCTGCGTGAGCTGGAGCCGGAGGCCAAGGCCAACCTCAAGCCCGAGGCGTACCAGGCCGCCAAGTCCGCCGCCGCGATCATGGCGATGAACAACGTCTTCTACCGCACGCGCCACCTGCTCTCCGACCCGGAGTACGGGACGCTGCGCGCCGGCCTGCGGATGAACGTCATCGGCAACCCCGGCGTGGAGAAGGTCGACTTCGAGCTGTGGTCGCTCGCGGTCTCCGCGATCAACGGCTGCGGCCAGTGCCTCGACTCGCACGAGCAGGTCCTGCGCAAGGCCGGCGTCGAGCGCGAGACGATCCAGGAAGCGATCAAGATCGCCTCGGTGATCCAGGCCGTCGGCGTCACGATCGACTCCGAAGCCCTCATGGCCGAGTAG